A single Dechloromonas denitrificans DNA region contains:
- a CDS encoding RelA/SpoT family protein → MGSTPSPLPPASEEPAYRVFLDSLDYLAPADVERIKAAYVFAERAHANQKRMSGEAYITHPLAVAGAVVEWRMDADAVAAALLHDVLEDTGTTKRELADKFGKEVAELVDGLSKLDKMEFASYQEAQAENFRKMLMAMARDLRVVLIKLADRQHNLQTMSAMRLDKRQRIARETLEIYAPIALRLGLNKLYRELQDTCFRLIHPHRAEVLTKALKAARGNRNELLVRILDGIEGKLEHAGLKAEVFGREKSLYSIFRKMRDKHLSFSQVFDIYGFRVVVENVPTCYLALGALHSLYKPVPGKFKDYIAIPKANGYQSLHTTLIGPYGTPVEVQIRTHDMHHVAQEGVAAHWLYKDSEDSGADLQVKTHKWLQSLLEMQGNDSAEFFENVKIDLFPDEVYVFTPKGKIMAMPRGATVVDFAYAVHTDVGHHCSAARINQELAPLRTELHNGDLVEIITSPQASPNPVWLTYIKTGRARSKIRHFLRTMQNEESARLGERLLRQELLSLGVVPISIPDDAWNQMVKAGGQKTIEEVYTDIGLGKRLPSLVARRLLAREDMSPDMPSNMTLAIHGTEGMAIQLARCCQPIPGDPIIGSIKKGSGLVIHTHDCPTIRKSRSAEPQKWIDVEWEPEDGKLFDIRIKVEVKNTRGVLAQVAAAIAEAGSNIEHVSMDSDPERLFTLLRFTIQVAHRNHLAAVMRGMRHIPEVTRIVRERGNEV, encoded by the coding sequence ATGGGTTCAACGCCGTCGCCTCTGCCGCCTGCTTCTGAGGAACCCGCCTACCGGGTTTTCCTTGATAGTCTCGATTATCTCGCGCCTGCCGATGTAGAACGTATCAAGGCGGCGTATGTCTTCGCCGAACGTGCCCATGCGAATCAGAAACGCATGTCGGGCGAAGCCTACATCACGCATCCGCTGGCCGTTGCCGGCGCCGTCGTCGAGTGGCGGATGGATGCCGATGCCGTTGCCGCCGCTTTGCTGCACGACGTTCTCGAAGATACCGGGACGACCAAGCGCGAACTGGCCGACAAATTCGGCAAGGAAGTCGCCGAGCTGGTAGATGGCCTGTCCAAGCTCGACAAGATGGAATTCGCTTCCTACCAGGAAGCCCAGGCCGAAAATTTCCGCAAGATGTTGATGGCCATGGCGCGCGATCTGCGCGTCGTGCTGATCAAGCTGGCCGATCGTCAGCACAATCTGCAGACGATGTCGGCGATGCGTCTCGACAAGCGCCAACGCATCGCCCGCGAAACGCTGGAAATCTACGCGCCGATTGCCCTTCGTCTGGGCCTGAACAAGCTCTACCGCGAATTGCAGGACACCTGCTTCCGCCTGATCCACCCGCATCGCGCCGAGGTACTAACCAAGGCGCTGAAAGCGGCGCGCGGCAATCGCAACGAGCTGCTGGTCCGCATTCTCGACGGCATCGAAGGCAAGCTCGAGCATGCCGGCTTGAAGGCCGAGGTGTTTGGCCGCGAGAAGAGCCTGTATTCGATCTTCCGCAAGATGCGGGACAAGCACCTGTCGTTTTCCCAGGTCTTCGACATCTATGGCTTTCGCGTCGTCGTCGAGAACGTGCCGACCTGCTACCTGGCGCTCGGCGCCTTGCACAGCCTGTACAAACCGGTGCCCGGCAAGTTCAAGGATTACATCGCGATTCCCAAGGCCAACGGCTACCAGTCGCTGCACACCACGCTGATCGGTCCCTACGGCACGCCGGTCGAGGTGCAGATCCGGACGCACGACATGCACCACGTCGCCCAGGAGGGCGTCGCCGCGCACTGGCTCTACAAGGACAGCGAAGACAGCGGCGCCGACCTGCAGGTCAAGACGCACAAGTGGTTGCAGTCGCTGCTCGAAATGCAGGGCAACGATTCGGCCGAGTTCTTCGAGAACGTCAAGATCGACCTCTTCCCCGACGAGGTCTATGTCTTCACGCCGAAAGGCAAGATCATGGCCATGCCGCGCGGCGCGACGGTGGTCGATTTCGCCTACGCCGTGCACACCGACGTCGGTCATCACTGCTCGGCGGCGCGCATCAACCAGGAACTGGCGCCGCTGCGCACCGAACTGCACAACGGCGATCTGGTCGAGATCATCACCTCGCCGCAAGCCAGCCCCAATCCGGTCTGGCTGACCTATATCAAGACCGGACGGGCGCGCAGCAAGATCCGCCACTTCCTCCGCACCATGCAGAACGAGGAGTCGGCCCGTCTCGGCGAGCGGCTGCTGCGCCAGGAACTGCTGTCGCTCGGGGTGGTGCCGATTTCGATCCCGGACGATGCGTGGAATCAGATGGTCAAGGCCGGCGGCCAGAAAACGATCGAAGAGGTGTATACCGACATCGGCCTCGGCAAGCGCCTGCCGTCGCTGGTTGCCCGGCGCCTGCTGGCCCGCGAGGACATGTCGCCGGATATGCCGAGCAACATGACGCTGGCCATCCACGGCACCGAAGGCATGGCCATCCAGCTGGCCCGCTGCTGCCAGCCGATCCCGGGCGATCCGATCATCGGTTCGATCAAGAAGGGCAGCGGCCTGGTCATTCACACCCACGACTGTCCGACCATCCGCAAATCGCGCTCGGCCGAGCCGCAGAAGTGGATCGACGTCGAATGGGAGCCGGAGGACGGCAAGCTGTTCGACATCCGCATCAAGGTCGAGGTCAAGAACACGCGCGGCGTGCTGGCCCAGGTCGCGGCGGCGATTGCCGAGGCCGGTTCGAATATCGAACATGTCTCGATGGATTCTGACCCGGAGCGCCTGTTCACCTTGCTCCGCTTCACCATC
- the rpoZ gene encoding DNA-directed RNA polymerase subunit omega, with protein MARVTVDDCMKRIPNRFQMTLAAAHRARQLANGATPFVDPEKDKPTVIALREMAIGKVGLEVLNRGQA; from the coding sequence ATGGCCCGCGTTACCGTCGACGATTGCATGAAACGAATTCCCAACCGCTTCCAGATGACCTTGGCTGCCGCTCACCGCGCCCGTCAACTGGCCAACGGCGCCACCCCGTTCGTCGATCCGGAGAAAGACAAACCGACTGTCATCGCCCTGCGTGAAATGGCGATCGGCAAAGTCGGTCTGGAAGTGCTCAACCGCGGTCAGGCCTGA
- the gmk gene encoding guanylate kinase: MAGNLYVVAAPSGAGKTTLVRLLLEQEATVHLSISSTTRAPRPGEQDGREYHFVEAAEFQAMIAREEFLEWAEVHGNFYGTSKKWIADQLVAGHDVLLEIDWQGAQQVRALFPEAIGVFIMPPSMEELTRRLTGRGTDSADVIARRLSAAQAEMRHVGEFDYVIINDQLAQALDDLRAVVRASSLTISAQRARHAALFARMI, encoded by the coding sequence ATGGCCGGAAATCTTTATGTTGTCGCCGCCCCATCGGGGGCTGGCAAAACGACGCTGGTTCGTTTGTTGCTGGAACAGGAAGCGACGGTCCATCTGTCGATTTCCTCCACGACGCGCGCCCCGCGCCCCGGCGAGCAGGACGGCAGGGAATACCATTTTGTCGAGGCCGCCGAATTCCAGGCGATGATTGCCCGCGAGGAATTCCTTGAGTGGGCCGAGGTGCATGGCAATTTCTACGGCACTTCGAAGAAGTGGATTGCCGACCAACTGGTCGCCGGCCACGATGTCCTGCTCGAAATCGACTGGCAGGGGGCGCAGCAGGTGCGGGCCTTGTTCCCGGAGGCGATCGGGGTCTTCATCATGCCGCCTTCGATGGAGGAGCTGACCCGTCGCTTGACCGGGCGGGGCACCGACAGCGCCGACGTCATCGCCCGCCGATTGTCCGCGGCACAGGCCGAGATGCGCCATGTCGGGGAATTTGACTATGTTATTATTAACGACCAGTTGGCTCAGGCGCTGGACGATTTGCGTGCCGTGGTGCGCGCTTCCAGCCTGACCATCTCGGCGCAGCGTGCCCGTCACGCCGCCCTTTTTGCTCGAATGATCTGA
- a CDS encoding YicC/YloC family endoribonuclease encodes MISSMTGYAVKTRDVERGSLQLELKSVNSRYLDFHFRVTEELRSLEMPLRELLASRLTRGKVECRLAFNATAARGDQLQLNDDLFASLKNLNDRVRGEMPEARALSVNDVLRWPGMFGDQSIDFVALGPAVMALAREALADFSATRGREGEKLAAMIVDRVNGMREIVHQVAPRIPEAQALFTDKLRQRLTEALGNASDDRILQEVAVFATRIDVAEELSRLNTHLDEVERVLKQGGACGKRLDFLMQELNREANTLGSKSAITEVSQAAMDLKLLIEQMREQIQNLE; translated from the coding sequence ATGATTAGTAGTATGACCGGTTATGCCGTCAAAACGCGCGATGTCGAGCGCGGATCCCTGCAATTGGAATTAAAAAGCGTCAATTCGCGCTACCTTGATTTTCACTTCCGGGTTACCGAAGAGTTGCGCTCGCTGGAAATGCCGCTGCGCGAACTGCTCGCCAGCCGCCTGACGCGCGGCAAAGTGGAGTGCCGACTGGCCTTCAATGCGACCGCGGCGCGCGGCGATCAACTGCAACTGAACGACGACCTGTTCGCCTCGCTGAAAAACCTCAACGACCGGGTGCGCGGTGAAATGCCCGAGGCCCGGGCGCTGTCGGTAAACGACGTGCTGCGCTGGCCGGGGATGTTCGGCGACCAGAGCATCGATTTCGTCGCCCTCGGCCCCGCAGTGATGGCGCTGGCCCGTGAGGCGCTGGCCGATTTTTCGGCAACCCGCGGTCGCGAAGGCGAAAAACTGGCGGCGATGATCGTCGACCGCGTCAATGGCATGCGCGAAATCGTCCATCAGGTGGCGCCGCGCATTCCCGAAGCCCAGGCCCTGTTCACCGACAAGTTGCGCCAGCGTCTGACCGAGGCGCTGGGCAACGCCAGCGACGACCGCATCCTGCAGGAAGTCGCCGTCTTCGCGACGCGCATCGATGTCGCCGAAGAACTCAGCCGCCTGAACACCCATCTCGACGAAGTCGAGCGCGTGCTGAAGCAGGGCGGTGCGTGCGGCAAACGCCTCGATTTCCTGATGCAGGAACTCAATCGAGAGGCCAATACGCTGGGTTCGAAGTCGGCGATCACCGAAGTGTCGCAGGCGGCGATGGACCTCAAGCTGCTCATCGAGCAAATGCGCGAACAAATTCAAAACCTGGAATAG
- a CDS encoding serine/threonine protein kinase — MAQQANQPLPNGYPLEEYTIDRQLSLGGFSIVYLATDPEGRQVAIKEYLPNSLALRGKGDVKPVITSEHLGAFRYGMKCFFEEGRSLARLSHPNVIRVLNFFRSNDTVYMVMEYEHGRTLQEFIQKHQGHISERFIRGVFTRMLNGLREVHSHKLLHLDLKPSNIYLRADNTPVLIDFGAARQTLSTDQPMLKPMYTPGFASPEHYGGRKDLGPWSDIYSVGASMYACLAGCAPQAADERLKKDTLVPAMLRWDGQFSDRLLEIIDWCLNLNHLYRPQSVFALQKALVETVTPPEPKINPNWLGRFVDKLRKPNK; from the coding sequence ATGGCGCAACAAGCCAATCAGCCGCTACCTAACGGCTACCCGCTCGAAGAGTACACCATCGACCGCCAGCTCTCGCTCGGCGGCTTTTCGATCGTGTACCTCGCCACCGATCCCGAGGGCCGGCAGGTCGCCATCAAGGAATACCTGCCGAACAGCCTCGCCCTGCGCGGCAAGGGCGACGTCAAGCCGGTGATCACCAGCGAGCACCTCGGCGCCTTCCGCTACGGCATGAAGTGCTTCTTCGAGGAAGGCCGTTCGCTGGCCCGGCTGTCGCACCCGAACGTCATTCGCGTGCTGAATTTCTTTCGCTCCAACGACACCGTCTACATGGTGATGGAATACGAGCACGGGCGCACGCTGCAGGAGTTCATCCAGAAACACCAGGGGCACATTTCCGAGCGTTTCATCCGCGGCGTTTTCACCCGCATGCTCAACGGCCTGCGCGAAGTCCATTCGCACAAGCTGCTGCACCTCGACCTGAAGCCGTCGAACATCTACCTGCGCGCCGACAACACCCCGGTGCTGATCGACTTCGGCGCCGCCCGGCAAACCTTGTCGACCGACCAACCAATGCTCAAGCCGATGTACACGCCCGGCTTCGCGTCGCCGGAACACTACGGCGGACGCAAGGATCTCGGTCCGTGGAGCGACATCTACAGCGTCGGCGCCTCGATGTATGCCTGCCTGGCCGGCTGCGCGCCGCAGGCGGCCGACGAGCGCCTAAAGAAGGACACCCTGGTGCCGGCGATGCTGCGCTGGGACGGCCAGTTTTCCGATCGCCTGCTGGAGATCATCGACTGGTGCCTGAACCTCAACCATCTTTACCGACCGCAAAGCGTCTTCGCGCTGCAGAAAGCCCTGGTCGAAACCGTCACGCCGCCGGAGCCGAAAATCAATCCCAACTGGCTCGGCCGCTTCGTCGACAAACTCAGGAAGCCGAATAAATGA
- a CDS encoding PP2C family protein-serine/threonine phosphatase, translated as MRFTIYQESRQGGRANNEDRTTYCYSRDALLMVAADGMGGHHYGEIAAQIAIQTLADAFQREARPLLADPFRFLQKSITNAHHAILDYTARHHLKDTPRTTCVACIVQDNIAYWAHAGDSRLFLMRAGRVIAQTRDHSRVRLMVDEGMITETQAAVHPDRNKIYSCLGSPTPPEIEFSRKTPLEHGDILLLCTDGLWGVTSGELMAIALKGANLLHALPLLLAQAETKGGPHGDNLSAVAVRWEESYVDEASSAISTQTMTQDEVTTRLEEFGRNPAYKSDLTDDEIEKAIEEIRSAIDKFNPKK; from the coding sequence ATGAGATTCACCATCTATCAGGAAAGCCGGCAGGGTGGGCGCGCCAACAACGAGGACAGGACCACCTACTGTTACTCGCGCGATGCGTTGCTGATGGTTGCCGCCGACGGCATGGGCGGCCACCACTACGGCGAGATCGCCGCGCAGATCGCCATCCAGACGCTGGCCGACGCCTTCCAGCGCGAGGCCCGGCCGCTGCTCGCCGATCCCTTCCGCTTCCTGCAGAAGAGCATCACCAATGCGCACCATGCCATTCTCGACTACACGGCGCGCCATCACCTAAAGGACACGCCGCGCACCACCTGCGTCGCCTGCATCGTTCAGGACAACATCGCCTACTGGGCGCACGCCGGCGATTCCCGGCTGTTCCTGATGCGGGCCGGGCGGGTGATTGCCCAGACCCGCGATCACTCGCGCGTCCGGCTGATGGTCGACGAAGGCATGATCACCGAGACGCAGGCGGCGGTGCACCCGGACCGCAACAAGATCTACAGTTGCCTGGGCAGCCCGACGCCGCCGGAGATCGAGTTCTCGCGCAAGACCCCGCTCGAGCATGGCGATATCCTGCTGCTGTGCACCGATGGCTTGTGGGGCGTCACCTCCGGCGAACTGATGGCCATTGCGCTGAAGGGCGCCAACCTGCTGCATGCTCTGCCGCTGCTGCTGGCGCAGGCGGAAACCAAGGGCGGGCCGCATGGCGACAACCTGTCCGCCGTCGCCGTGCGCTGGGAAGAAAGCTATGTCGACGAGGCGAGCAGCGCCATCTCGACCCAAACCATGACCCAGGACGAAGTCACCACGCGGCTCGAGGAATTCGGCCGCAATCCGGCCTACAAGAGCGATCTGACCGACGACGAAATCGAAAAGGCGATCGAGGAAATCCGCTCCGCCATCGACAAATTCAACCCCAAGAAATAA
- the rph gene encoding ribonuclease PH yields MRPSQRQPDQLRTVRLTRDFTRHAEGSVLIEMGDTRVLCNASVEENVPPFLRGKGQGWVTAEYGMLPRATHTRSSREAAKGKQTGRTQEIQRLIGRSLRAVTDLKALGERQITLDCDVLQADGGTRCASITGAWVALYEACEKLVKAGKLPANPVRDHVAAVSVGIYQGSPVLDLDYPEDSNCDTDMNIVMTGSGGIVEIQGTAEGEPFTRLQMNSLTDLAEAGIRQLIAAQQSALAS; encoded by the coding sequence ATGCGCCCCAGCCAACGCCAGCCCGACCAACTCCGCACGGTCCGCCTGACCCGCGACTTCACCCGTCATGCCGAGGGTTCGGTGCTGATCGAGATGGGCGATACCCGCGTCCTGTGCAACGCCAGCGTCGAGGAAAACGTCCCGCCTTTCCTGCGCGGCAAGGGCCAGGGCTGGGTCACCGCCGAATACGGCATGCTGCCGCGCGCCACCCACACCCGGTCGTCCCGCGAAGCGGCCAAGGGCAAGCAGACCGGCCGCACCCAGGAAATCCAGCGACTGATCGGCCGCAGCCTGCGCGCCGTCACCGACCTGAAGGCACTCGGCGAACGCCAGATCACCCTCGACTGCGACGTTCTGCAGGCCGATGGCGGCACCCGTTGCGCCTCGATCACCGGCGCCTGGGTCGCCTTGTACGAAGCCTGCGAAAAGCTGGTCAAGGCCGGCAAGCTGCCGGCCAATCCGGTGCGCGATCATGTCGCCGCGGTTTCGGTCGGCATCTATCAAGGCTCGCCGGTGCTCGACCTCGACTACCCGGAAGATTCCAACTGCGATACCGACATGAATATAGTCATGACCGGCTCTGGCGGCATTGTCGAAATCCAGGGCACGGCCGAAGGCGAGCCGTTCACCCGGCTGCAGATGAACAGCCTGACCGACCTCGCCGAAGCCGGCATCCGCCAGTTGATCGCCGCCCAGCAGAGCGCCCTCGCTTCATGA
- the rdgB gene encoding RdgB/HAM1 family non-canonical purine NTP pyrophosphatase, whose amino-acid sequence MKKLVLASNNAKKMKELNALLAPLGFEVIPQGQLGIPEAEEPHCTFVENALAKARHAAQLSGLPALADDSGLCVAALGGAPGVYSARYAGEPKSDARNNAKLLAELAGQTDRRAHFACVLVLVRAADDPQPIIAEGQWHGVILEAQRGADGFGYDPLFYVPTHCQTAAELDATVKNQLSHRGLAMQQLIARLPTL is encoded by the coding sequence ATGAAAAAGCTCGTCCTCGCCTCGAACAACGCCAAGAAGATGAAAGAGCTGAACGCGCTGCTCGCGCCGCTCGGCTTCGAAGTCATTCCCCAGGGGCAACTCGGCATCCCGGAAGCCGAAGAGCCGCACTGCACCTTTGTCGAAAACGCCCTGGCCAAGGCCCGCCATGCCGCGCAGCTGTCTGGCCTGCCAGCCCTGGCCGACGACTCCGGGCTGTGCGTCGCCGCCCTCGGCGGGGCGCCCGGCGTCTATTCGGCACGCTATGCCGGCGAGCCGAAATCGGATGCCCGCAACAACGCTAAGCTGCTCGCCGAACTGGCCGGACAAACCGACCGGCGCGCCCATTTCGCCTGCGTGCTGGTGCTCGTCCGGGCCGCCGACGATCCGCAGCCGATCATCGCCGAAGGTCAATGGCACGGCGTCATTCTTGAAGCCCAGCGCGGCGCCGACGGCTTCGGCTACGACCCGCTGTTCTACGTGCCGACGCATTGCCAGACGGCCGCCGAACTCGACGCAACGGTGAAGAACCAGTTGTCGCATCGCGGGCTGGCCATGCAGCAGCTGATCGCCCGCCTGCCGACCCTGTAA
- the hemW gene encoding radical SAM family heme chaperone HemW: MARTIPIFPDKGPAAGPSGAAPLEFRVSPPLALYVHVPWCVQKCPYCDFNSHEAPETIPERDYVAALIADLQAALPLIWGRPVVSVFFGGGTPSLLSPAAIDELIGAFRALAMLAPEAEITLEANPGTVEAAKFAGFRAAGVNRLSLGIQSFNDAHLQALGRIHGAAEAKRAAQLAGEHFPSFNLDLMYGLPGQTLEQALSDVDSALEFAPAHLSCYQLTLEPNTRFAAFPPELPENDLCADMQEAIEARLAAAGFSNYETSAFARPDKQCRHNLNYWYFGDYLGIGAGAHSKLTLHDRVLRQMRWKHPKAYLENIGRGQPVQEESQVEAASLPFEFMMNALRLADGFHPALFEARTAQPLQRILPQLRAAEAAGLLEVSPEKIAPTLKGRRFLNVLLERFLES, from the coding sequence GTGGCCCGCACCATCCCCATTTTTCCGGACAAAGGGCCGGCCGCCGGCCCTTCAGGCGCCGCGCCCCTCGAATTCCGCGTCTCGCCGCCGCTGGCGCTCTATGTCCATGTCCCATGGTGCGTCCAGAAGTGCCCCTATTGCGATTTCAACTCGCACGAAGCGCCGGAGACGATTCCCGAGCGCGACTATGTCGCCGCCCTGATCGCCGACCTGCAAGCCGCCCTGCCGCTGATCTGGGGCCGGCCGGTGGTCAGCGTCTTCTTCGGCGGCGGGACGCCCAGCCTGCTGTCGCCGGCGGCCATCGACGAGCTGATCGGCGCCTTCCGGGCGCTGGCCATGCTGGCACCGGAGGCCGAAATCACGCTCGAAGCCAACCCCGGCACGGTCGAAGCGGCGAAGTTCGCCGGCTTCCGGGCGGCCGGCGTCAACCGGCTGTCACTCGGCATCCAGAGTTTCAACGACGCGCACCTGCAAGCCCTCGGCCGCATCCATGGCGCCGCCGAGGCAAAGCGCGCCGCGCAGCTGGCCGGCGAACATTTTCCTTCGTTCAATCTCGACCTGATGTACGGCCTGCCCGGCCAGACGCTGGAACAGGCGCTCAGCGACGTCGACAGCGCATTGGAGTTTGCCCCGGCGCACCTCTCCTGCTACCAGCTGACCCTCGAGCCGAACACCCGCTTCGCCGCCTTCCCGCCGGAACTGCCGGAAAACGACCTGTGTGCCGACATGCAGGAAGCCATCGAGGCGCGACTGGCCGCGGCCGGCTTCAGCAATTACGAAACCTCGGCGTTCGCCCGACCCGACAAGCAGTGCCGGCACAACCTGAATTACTGGTATTTCGGCGATTACCTGGGGATCGGCGCCGGGGCGCATTCCAAGCTGACGCTGCACGACCGCGTCCTGCGCCAGATGCGCTGGAAACACCCGAAGGCCTACCTCGAGAACATCGGCCGCGGCCAACCGGTGCAGGAAGAAAGCCAAGTCGAGGCGGCCAGCCTGCCCTTCGAATTCATGATGAACGCGCTGCGCCTGGCCGATGGCTTTCACCCGGCGCTGTTCGAAGCACGCACGGCGCAGCCGCTACAACGCATCCTGCCGCAACTGCGCGCCGCCGAAGCGGCAGGCCTGCTCGAGGTCAGCCCGGAGAAAATCGCGCCGACGCTGAAGGGCCGGCGCTTCCTCAACGTGCTGCTCGAACGCTTCCTGGAAAGCTGA
- a CDS encoding YidB family protein, translated as MGLLDSVVGALAGGPSGGNNALLETVMKLINNPQTGGLAGLIQSFQQGGLGDVVNSWVSTGANQPVSPEQIQNVLGNSQLQGLAAQLGVSPEQASGNLAELLPQLVDKLTPNGQVPQGDDLMAQGLDLLKGKLFG; from the coding sequence ATGGGACTTCTCGATTCGGTAGTTGGTGCGCTGGCCGGTGGCCCGTCGGGTGGCAACAATGCGCTGCTCGAAACGGTGATGAAGCTGATCAACAACCCGCAAACCGGCGGCCTGGCCGGCTTGATCCAGTCCTTTCAGCAGGGCGGCTTGGGGGATGTCGTCAATTCCTGGGTGTCGACCGGCGCCAATCAGCCGGTTTCGCCCGAGCAGATCCAGAATGTACTCGGCAACTCACAGCTGCAAGGCCTGGCTGCCCAACTCGGCGTCAGTCCGGAGCAGGCTTCGGGCAATCTGGCCGAGTTGTTGCCGCAACTGGTCGACAAGCTGACGCCAAATGGCCAGGTGCCACAGGGCGACGATCTGATGGCGCAAGGCCTCGATCTGCTGAAGGGCAAGCTGTTCGGCTGA
- a CDS encoding cache domain-containing protein: protein MTPPSRRSIRVRLLLLALLPLGIVLPLLVAVLAIWGGDYLDRLLITKVQADLAVAHGYYERVAAGVGRSVEGLAGSARLAGALQRPGGQREAAVGGVLDDVRRGQKLDFLHFFDIERSAAEAPTWPVIKAALAGTAGTDTELFSAAQLAAIDPELPARALTPLLATVNAKADSRQVEDRGLVIHSAAPVHAVDGRLLGVLAGGVLLNKNLAFIDRLNEIVYPEGALPFGSAGTATLFLGDVRVATNVRLFEGGRAIGTRVSAAVHQAVLNEGRTWLDRAFVVRDWYVSAYEPLSNERGERIGMLYVGFLDGPFAQARHQAFAVVVGLFALAMGVAGVFAVLWARRVFKPIERMHATMHAIEQGDADARVGAVASQDELAVVAEHFDRLLDRLQAQTRSLKRWGQSLDAKVAERTAELVQAVADLKAAQSQLVMNEKLAAIGQLTAGVAHEINNPVAVILGNLDVLRDILGPAAEPVAPEIRLIHEQVHRIRLIVAKLLQFARPQDYVGYLEPVALTPLVQDSLVLVGHLLKKGNIAIKQHFESTRHVLCNRNELQQVLINLLVNAIQAMPDGGVLTLAAEDWDEADMPVGLKLVVADTGPGLTPPERERLFQPFYTAKKPDGTGLGLWVSLSLIERYGGRISVDSEPGHGSRFTVWLRFEPLALERIG from the coding sequence ATGACGCCGCCGAGCCGGCGGTCGATTCGCGTTCGCCTGCTGCTCCTCGCCCTGCTGCCGCTCGGCATCGTGCTGCCCTTGCTGGTTGCCGTGCTGGCCATCTGGGGCGGCGATTACCTCGACCGGCTGCTGATCACCAAGGTGCAGGCCGATCTGGCCGTCGCCCATGGCTATTACGAGCGGGTCGCCGCCGGCGTCGGTCGCTCGGTCGAAGGGCTGGCCGGCTCGGCGCGCCTGGCCGGCGCCTTGCAGCGCCCGGGCGGCCAGCGCGAAGCGGCGGTCGGCGGCGTGCTGGACGATGTGCGGCGCGGCCAGAAGCTCGATTTCCTGCATTTTTTCGACATCGAACGCAGCGCCGCCGAAGCGCCGACCTGGCCGGTGATCAAGGCGGCCCTGGCCGGTACGGCGGGCACCGATACCGAGCTCTTTTCCGCCGCCCAGCTGGCGGCGATCGACCCGGAACTGCCGGCCAGGGCCTTGACCCCGCTGCTGGCGACGGTCAATGCCAAAGCCGACAGCCGGCAGGTCGAAGATCGCGGCCTGGTCATTCACAGCGCCGCACCGGTACACGCCGTCGACGGCCGGCTGCTCGGCGTGCTGGCCGGCGGGGTGCTGCTCAACAAGAATCTGGCGTTCATCGACCGTCTGAACGAGATCGTCTATCCCGAAGGCGCCTTGCCCTTCGGCAGCGCCGGCACGGCGACGTTGTTTCTCGGTGACGTCCGGGTGGCGACCAATGTCCGTCTGTTCGAAGGCGGCCGGGCGATCGGCACGCGCGTCTCGGCCGCCGTGCATCAGGCGGTGCTCAACGAGGGGCGTACCTGGCTGGACCGCGCCTTCGTCGTCCGGGATTGGTACGTCTCGGCCTACGAGCCGCTGAGCAATGAGCGGGGCGAGCGCATCGGCATGCTCTATGTCGGCTTTCTCGATGGCCCCTTCGCGCAGGCACGGCACCAGGCCTTTGCCGTCGTCGTCGGGCTGTTCGCGCTGGCCATGGGCGTGGCCGGCGTCTTCGCGGTGCTCTGGGCGCGGCGCGTCTTCAAGCCGATCGAGCGGATGCATGCGACCATGCACGCCATCGAGCAGGGCGATGCCGATGCCCGGGTCGGCGCGGTGGCCAGCCAGGACGAGCTGGCCGTCGTCGCCGAGCATTTCGACCGGCTGCTTGACCGTCTGCAGGCGCAGACCCGGTCGCTGAAGCGTTGGGGCCAGTCGCTCGATGCCAAGGTGGCCGAGCGGACGGCCGAGCTGGTGCAGGCGGTGGCCGATCTGAAGGCGGCCCAGTCGCAACTGGTGATGAACGAAAAACTGGCGGCGATCGGCCAGCTGACCGCCGGCGTCGCCCATGAAATCAACAATCCGGTAGCTGTCATTCTCGGCAATCTCGACGTCCTGCGCGATATTCTCGGCCCGGCGGCCGAGCCGGTGGCGCCGGAGATCCGGCTGATCCACGAGCAGGTGCACCGGATCCGGCTGATCGTCGCCAAGCTGCTGCAATTCGCCCGGCCGCAGGACTACGTCGGCTATCTCGAACCGGTCGCCCTGACGCCGCTGGTCCAGGATAGCCTGGTGCTGGTCGGCCACCTGCTGAAGAAGGGCAATATCGCGATCAAGCAGCATTTCGAATCGACCCGGCACGTGCTGTGCAATCGCAACGAACTGCAGCAGGTGCTGATCAACCTGCTGGTCAATGCCATCCAGGCCATGCCGGACGGCGGTGTACTGACGCTGGCGGCCGAGGACTGGGACGAGGCCGACATGCCGGTCGGCCTCAAGCTGGTCGTCGCCGATACCGGACCCGGCCTGACCCCGCCCGAGCGCGAGCGCCTGTTCCAGCCGTTCTACACCGCCAAGAAGCCGGATGGCACCGGGCTCGGCCTGTGGGTCAGCCTCTCGCTGATCGAGCGTTACGGCGGCCGGATCAGCGTGGACAGCGAGCCTGGCCACGGTTCGCGGTTCACCGTCTGGCTACGCTTCGAGCCGTTGGCGTTGGAGCGTATCGGCTAG